A single region of the Terriglobia bacterium genome encodes:
- a CDS encoding TetR/AcrR family transcriptional regulator, whose protein sequence is MKHDRRQEILTAAMELFAKKGFRGTTTRDLATHADVNEAIIFRHFNNKEELYTAILEHKAAEAQDHHMEELERLANEGTDEEFFTTLGRMFLERHEKDTTFLRLLLFSALEGHQLSEMFVASMSARRPSFNHIQKRIDEGVFRSMNPNLAARAFFGMFASFVLWQEIFGFKKTQPYDSDEVVRTFVSIFLKGMTKDGI, encoded by the coding sequence ATGAAACACGACCGGCGACAGGAGATCCTAACCGCGGCCATGGAGCTCTTCGCCAAAAAAGGCTTCCGCGGAACGACCACCCGCGACCTGGCAACTCATGCGGACGTCAACGAAGCCATCATTTTCCGCCATTTTAATAATAAGGAAGAGCTCTACACGGCCATCCTCGAGCACAAGGCGGCCGAAGCGCAGGACCACCACATGGAAGAGCTCGAGCGGCTGGCGAACGAAGGCACCGACGAAGAGTTCTTCACGACGCTGGGCCGCATGTTCCTGGAGCGCCATGAAAAGGACACCACTTTCCTGCGTCTCCTTCTGTTCAGCGCACTCGAAGGTCATCAGCTCTCCGAGATGTTCGTCGCCAGCATGAGCGCGCGCAGGCCGTCCTTCAACCACATCCAGAAGCGAATCGACGAAGGCGTCTTCCGTTCCATGAATCCGAACCTCGCGGCGCGCGCTTTCTTCGGAATGTTCGCAAGCTTCGTCCTCTGGCAGGAAATCTTCGGTTTCAAGAAAACCCAGCCGTACGACAGTGACGAAGTCGTCCGCACATTCGTATCTATTTTTCTCAAAGGCATGACGAAAGACGGCATATGA